The proteins below are encoded in one region of Bos indicus x Bos taurus breed Angus x Brahman F1 hybrid chromosome 2, Bos_hybrid_MaternalHap_v2.0, whole genome shotgun sequence:
- the FAM167B gene encoding protein FAM167B, whose protein sequence is MSLGPLKFQAVGEDEEDDEAESLDSVKALTAKLQLQTRRPSYLEWTARVQSQAWHRAQARPKPGGPGAICGFDSMDSALEWLRRELREMQAQDRQLAGQLLRLRAQLHRLKVDQVCHLHQELLNEAEMELEMEPGAGLALAPPLRHLGLTRMNISARRFTLC, encoded by the exons ATGTCCCTGGGACCATTAAAATTCCAGGCAGTGGGTGAAGATGAGGAGGATGACGAAGCAGAGAGCTTGGACTCTGTGAAGGCACTGACGGCCAAGCTGCAGCTACAGACACGACGGCCATCATACCTGGAGTGGACAGCCCGGGTCCAGAGCCAGGCCTGGCACAGGGCCCAAGCCAGACCCAAGCCCGGGGGACCTGGGGCCATTTGCGGATTCGACTCAATGGACTCTGCCCTTGAGTGGCTCCGACGGGAGCTG CGGGAGATGCAGGCACAGGACCGGCAGCTGGCAGGGCAGCTGCTTAGGCTGCGGGCCCAGCTGCACCGGCTGAAGGTGGACCAAGTCTGTCACCTGCACCAAGAGCTGCTGAACGAGGCCGAGATGGAGCTGGAGATGGAGCCCGGGGCTGGCCTGGCCCTGGCCCCGCCACTGCGGCACCTGGGCCTCACGCGCATGAACATCAGTGCCCGGCGCTTCACCCTCTGCTAA